The DNA region GTCGTGGCAAGATCCCCGAGTTGATGGGCGACGTCGCCAAGGGCATCAAGAGCTTCAAGAAGGGCATGAGCGACGAAGACGACAATGATGTCGCCTCGACCTCGACTTCGGCCAAGACCGTCGACCATAAGCTCGACGAAACCAAGTAATCGATACTCTTGGAACGATGAAAGGGTGGCCCT from Rhizobium glycinendophyticum includes:
- a CDS encoding twin-arginine translocase TatA/TatE family subunit; this encodes MGSFSIWHWIIVLAIVLLLFGRGKIPELMGDVAKGIKSFKKGMSDEDDNDVASTSTSAKTVDHKLDETK